The Streptomyces durmitorensis genome contains the following window.
AGCAGGAGCCGGTCACCCTGCCTGCGGCCTATCCGAACCTCCTGGTCAACGGCGCGTCGGGCATCGCCGTCGGCATGGCGACGAACATGCCGCCGCACAACCTCGGCGAGGTCATCGCCGCGGCCCGCCACCTGATCAAGCACCCCGGGGCCGACCTGGAGACGCTGATGCGTTTCGTGCCGGGCCCTGACCTGCCCACGGGGGGCCGCATCGTCGGCCTGACCGGGGTCAAGGACGCGTACGAATCAGGGCGCGGCACCTTCAAGATCCGCGCGACGGTGGCCGTCGAGAACGTGACCGCGCGCCGCAAGGGCCTGGTCGTGACCGAACTGCCCTTCTCCGTGGGCCCCGAGAAGGTCATCTCGAAGATCAAGGACCTGGTCGGCTCGAAGAAGCTCCAGGGCATCGCCGACGTCAAGGACCTCACGGACCGCTCGCACGGCTTGCGCCTGGTCATCGAGATCAAGAACGGCTTCGTCCCGGAGGCCGTCCTGGAGCAGCTCTACAAACTGACGCCGATGGAGGAGTCCTTCGGCATCAACAACGTCGCTCTGGTGGACGGCCAGCCCCTCACGCTCGGCCTCAAGGAGCTCCTCGAGGTCTATCTCGACCACCGCTTCAACGTCGTGCGCCGCCGCAGCGAGTTCCGCCGCGGCAAGAAGCAGGCCAGGCTGCACCTGGTCGAGGGGCTTCTGGTCGCACTCCTGGACATCGACGAGGTCATCCGCCTCATCCGCTCCAGCGACAACTCCGCGCAGGCCAAGGATCGCCTGATGGAGCGCTTCTCGCTGAGCGAGATCCAGACGCAGTACATCCTCGACACGCCGCTGCGCCGCCTCACCAAGTTCGACCGCATCGAGCTGGAGTCCGAGCGCGACAAGCTCAAGGCCGAGATCGACGAGCTGACCCGGATCCTGGAGTCGGACGCGGAGCTGCGCAAGCTGGTCTCCGCCGAACTGGCCGCCGTGGCCAAGAAGTTCGGCACGGACCGGCGCACGGTCCTCCTGGAGTCGGCGGGCACCCCGGCGCCCACGGTCTCGCTGCAGGTGGCGGACGACCCGTGCCGCGTGCTCCTCTCCTCGACCGGCCTCCTCGCGCGGACGGCCAACGGCGAGCCGTTCGCCGAGAGCGACACCAAGCGCGTCAAGCACGACGTGATCGTCTCCGCCGTCCCCGCGACCGCGCGGGGCGAGGTGGGCGCGGTGACGTCCGAGGGACGTCTCCTTCGCCTCTCCGTGGTGGACCTGCCGCAGCTTCCGGAGACGCATGCGGCGCCGAACCTCTCCGGAGGCGCGCCGGTCTCGGAGCTGCTCTCCCTGGAGGCGGACGAGAGCCTGATCTGCCTGATGACCCTGGACGAGTCATCGCCGGGCCTCGCCCTCGGCACCGAACAGGGCGTGGTCAAGCGCGTCGTCCCGGACTACCCGTCCAACAAGGACGAGTTGGAGGTCATCACCCTCAAGGACGGTGACCGGATCGTCGGCGCGGCCGAGCTGCGCACGGGCGAGGAGGACCTGGTCTTCATCACGGACGACGCCCAGCTGCTCCGCTATCAGGCCTCGCAGGTCCGTCCGCAGGGCCGCCCGGCGGGCGGCATGACGGGCATCAAGCTCGCGGACGGCGTCAAGGTCATCTCCTTCGTGGCGGTGGATCCCGCCGTGGACGCCGTGGTCTTCACGGTGGCGGGCTCGCGCGGCACGCTCGACGACTCGGTGCAGACGACGGCCAAGGTGACGCCGTTCGACCAGTACCCCCGCAAGGGCCGGGCCACGGGCGGAGTTCGCGTCCAGCGTTTCCTCAAGGGAGAAGATTGCCTGAGCTTCGCGTGGGCGGGCCCGACGCCGCCGCTCGCGGCCCAGCGCAGTGGCCTGCCCGCGGAGCTGCCGGAGATCGACCCGCGCCGCGACGGCTCGGGCGTCTCCCTGGCGAAGCCGGTGGCGGCGGTGGCCGGCCCGGCGTAATCAGTCGCCCTCCGGCTCCTGTACGTACCTCAGTACGCCCCACATGCTGTGCTCGTCTTCGGCACCGGCCTGTGGGGCGTACTCACGGCACGCCTCGAGCTCTTTCTCCAAGGCGGGTACGTCGATGCCCGCCCCGATGAGCACGAGCTGGGTGAGCCGGGACTCGCCCGGGGCCCACGGCTCGGGGTAGAAGCGCAGGAACCGCCCCACGGCGTGCACGGCGTACTTGTTGCGCGGGTCGGCGGCGCCGAAATCGACGTACCCCTTGATGCGGTAGAGCCCTTCGGGCCGACTGTCGAGGAGAGCCATCAAGGGGCGGGGGCTCATGGGCACTTCGGAGGAGAAGGAGAGGCTCTCGTAGGCGGAGTGCAGGTGGTCGTGGTGCGCGTCATCCGGCTCATGGTGATGCAGGTCGTCGAAGGACAGCTGCCCGACCCGCTCCCCCACGGGCTTGCGGTCGAGAAGCAGCTCGACGTCGACGCGTCCGTACGACGCGGCGACGACGGCCGCACGGTCGGTGAACCCCCGGACGACGCCGAGAATCCGCTCTCGCTCCGCGTCGGGAACGCGATCGACCTTGTTGACGACGACGAGATCGGCGATCCCCAGATGCCGGTCGACTTCGGGATGCCGCTCGCGGGTCGCGTCGAACTCAGCGGCATCGACGACCTCGACGAGCCCTCCGTACACGATGTGCGGATTCTCGCTGGCGAGCACCATCTTCACGAGCTCCTGCGGCTCGGCGAGACCACTGGCCTCGACGACGATGACGTCGATGCGAGCGGAGGGCCGAGCGAGTCGCTCCAGATACTCGTCGAGTTCGCCGGCATCCACGGCACAGCAAAGACACCCGTTGCCGAGCGAGACGGTCGAGTCACCGAGCTGCCCGGCGACGGACATGGCATCGATCTCGATGGACCCGAAGTCGTTGACGATGGCACCGATCCGGCTGCCGCCGCTGCGGTGGAGCAGATGATTGAGCAGGGTCGTCTTACCGGAACCCAGGAAGCCGGTCAGGACGACGACCGGGATTTGCCCGGCACACGGCTGAGTCAACGTGCGACCCCTTTCACACTGACGCGTGCACCGGCGCGGGCGCCAGCTCTCGTACGACGAATGAATGCTGCCCCAGGATACGAGCGCGTAGAAACACCGCGAAGTGAACGATTGTTAGCGGCGCAGGCGGGGCACACATTGGGCACGGCGCCGGGACATGCGACCGCAGCTGCCTTCCGTGCGCCTCCTCTCCGCCTCCCTGCCGATCAGAGCCGCTCGGCATCCTGGAAGGCGGCAAGCGCGCCGCCCATCGCTCGCCGGTCCTCTTCCTGTCGACCCGCATCCGACGACCGGCGGACGGTCGCCGATTCGGGGGTTGACATGGCCACACAGAAATTTGGGATACGGGGGTTGGGGTCCGCAGCCGTCGCGGGCCTTGCTTTCACCGTCGGGGCTCTGACGGTCCTGACCGCTCAGCAACGCAAGCACGGGCCGCTGCGGCTGCGACTCGCGCGCACGGAACAGTCCGACCACCAGCACAACGCCAACCTGATCGCGCAACAGCGACTGCAGTTCGACATGCTCAGCAAGGCGATGGACGACCCCGACCTGGCGTCTGTCCTGGACACCTTCGACGTGACGCTCGACCCCAGAACACTCCGGCAGTACCTGTTCGCCAACGCGGTGTACACCAACGCACTGATGTTCTGGCGCGTCGGCAACATCAGCTGGGAAGAGGCGCACGGCCATCTGCGCCTGATCTGCCAGAACCCGACCTTCCGTAACTACTGGAAAGCCACACGGCCGCACCGGGCCAGCCTGCTGGACGCTTCTGACGAGGCCCGTCTGGGGCGAATGGTCGACAAGCTCGTCCAGGATCTCGAGGAAGCGGATACCGACGAATGGTGGGTCGTCGGCGAACCTCCTTGCGAATAGCCCCAGTTGGGTGACGGGAGGGCGCCACGCGGGCGGTCGGCCAAGTTTGTCTCAGGCAGCACCAGTCCCTAAGGTAGGCGCGCGCGACATGCCCCAGAACGGCACTGCTCAAACCTCTGCCACGCCTCAGGCTGCGCTTCCCCTCTCCGCCGCTCCTAAGACTGGAATACCGTTGAAGATCGTGCGCCGCATCGGTGCCTCTCCCCAGCAGCGGGGAAGCACCTCAGGACAGTCATGTCCCGATGTATTCGAACTCAGCGATGGAAACTTCGCTGTCATCGGGACAGAAGCAACAGCGGCGCTCGAGAAAGAACTCCCGCCCGACGCCTCGCGGGCGGACTACGAACGCATCGTGATCGTGAGCCGCGACACGCTGGTTCGCGCCAAGGGCGACATCCCTGACGCCTGACGTCAGTTGGCGTACGCCGGACGGGCTCGGTCGCTCCAGGAGCCGAGCCCGTTTCGTATGCCGCCCCCTCTAGAGGACCGTCGGCCGCACCCTCTAGAGGACCGCCGGCACCGCTTGTGGCGCCGCCTCCCCCACATACCGCGCCGCAGGGCGAATGATCTTCGAGTCCTCCGCCTGCTCAAGGACGTTCGCGCCCCAGCCCACCACCCGCGCCGCGGCAAACGTAGGCGTGAACATCTCGCGCGGCAGGCCGCACAGTTCCATGACGACTCCCGCGTAGAACTCCACGTTGGTGTGCAGCTCGCGGCCCGGTTTCAGTTCGGCGAGGATCGTCTCGACCTGGCGTTCGACCTCCACCGCGAACTCCACCATCCGGCCGCCGAATTCCTGCGCGATGCCCCGCAGCATGCGCGAACGCGGGTCCTCCGTGCGGTAGACGGGGTGGCCGAAGCCCATGATGCGGTCCCCCGCGAGGACCCGCTCGCGGATCCAGCCGTCGATGCGGTCGGGCGTACCGATGGCATCGAGCGTGTCGAGCGCGCGGCTCGGCGCCCCGCCGTGCAGCGGGCCCGACAGCGCCCCCACGGCACCCACCAGACAGGCCGCGACATCCGCACCGGTCGAGGTGATCACACGAGCCGTGAACGTCGACGCGTTGAAGCCGTGATCAATGGTTGAGATCAAGTACTGCTCGATCGCCCGCGCACGCTCGGGTTCCGGCTCCGAACCCGTCAGCATGTAGAGGTAGTTGGCCGCGTACGACAAGTCGTCGCGCGGCTCCACGGGGTCGAGCCCCTGCCCCAGGCGGTACAGCGCCGTGAGCAGCGTCGGCACCACGGCGGACGCGGCGAGCGCATCGGCGCGACGCTGGTCGCCGTCGATGTCGTAGACCGGACGGAAGCCCTTCGCCGCACCGAAGAGCGACAGCGCCGTACGCAGTCCGGACAGCGGCCCCGACAGGGCGCTGGCGCGGGCTATGGCGGGCAGCGCGGCGCGCACCTCGTCGGGCAGCCTGCGCAGGGGCGCGGTCCGCGCGGCGAAGGCGGACCGCTGCTCGGCGTCCGGCAGCGCGCCGTGGAACATCAGGTGCCAGACGTCCTCGAAGCTGCGGGTCTGCGCGAGCTCGACGGCCGAGTACTGGCGGTAGTGGTAGAAGCCCTCATATCCCCTGACGTCTCCGAGCCGGGTCTCGGTCACGACGACGCCCGCGAGCCCGCGGGGGACCTCCACGGGGGCGGTGGGGGCGGTGGTGGAGCCATTGATCGGCATGGTCTTCCTCGACTCTCTCGACTCTCTCGAGCCTTCCTCCCTGGACTTGATTC
Protein-coding sequences here:
- a CDS encoding DNA gyrase/topoisomerase IV subunit A translates to MARRSTKTPPPDESFEEKILDIDVVDEMQGSFLEYAYSVIYSRALPDARDGMKPVHRRIVYQMSEMGLRPDRGYVKCARVVGEVMGKLHPHGDASIYDALVRMAQPFSMRLPLVDGHGNFGSLGNDDPPAAMRYTECKMADATSLMTESIDENTVDFESNYDGQEQEPVTLPAAYPNLLVNGASGIAVGMATNMPPHNLGEVIAAARHLIKHPGADLETLMRFVPGPDLPTGGRIVGLTGVKDAYESGRGTFKIRATVAVENVTARRKGLVVTELPFSVGPEKVISKIKDLVGSKKLQGIADVKDLTDRSHGLRLVIEIKNGFVPEAVLEQLYKLTPMEESFGINNVALVDGQPLTLGLKELLEVYLDHRFNVVRRRSEFRRGKKQARLHLVEGLLVALLDIDEVIRLIRSSDNSAQAKDRLMERFSLSEIQTQYILDTPLRRLTKFDRIELESERDKLKAEIDELTRILESDAELRKLVSAELAAVAKKFGTDRRTVLLESAGTPAPTVSLQVADDPCRVLLSSTGLLARTANGEPFAESDTKRVKHDVIVSAVPATARGEVGAVTSEGRLLRLSVVDLPQLPETHAAPNLSGGAPVSELLSLEADESLICLMTLDESSPGLALGTEQGVVKRVVPDYPSNKDELEVITLKDGDRIVGAAELRTGEEDLVFITDDAQLLRYQASQVRPQGRPAGGMTGIKLADGVKVISFVAVDPAVDAVVFTVAGSRGTLDDSVQTTAKVTPFDQYPRKGRATGGVRVQRFLKGEDCLSFAWAGPTPPLAAQRSGLPAELPEIDPRRDGSGVSLAKPVAAVAGPA
- a CDS encoding CobW family GTP-binding protein, coding for MTQPCAGQIPVVVLTGFLGSGKTTLLNHLLHRSGGSRIGAIVNDFGSIEIDAMSVAGQLGDSTVSLGNGCLCCAVDAGELDEYLERLARPSARIDVIVVEASGLAEPQELVKMVLASENPHIVYGGLVEVVDAAEFDATRERHPEVDRHLGIADLVVVNKVDRVPDAERERILGVVRGFTDRAAVVAASYGRVDVELLLDRKPVGERVGQLSFDDLHHHEPDDAHHDHLHSAYESLSFSSEVPMSPRPLMALLDSRPEGLYRIKGYVDFGAADPRNKYAVHAVGRFLRFYPEPWAPGESRLTQLVLIGAGIDVPALEKELEACREYAPQAGAEDEHSMWGVLRYVQEPEGD
- a CDS encoding DUF6082 family protein; this encodes MATQKFGIRGLGSAAVAGLAFTVGALTVLTAQQRKHGPLRLRLARTEQSDHQHNANLIAQQRLQFDMLSKAMDDPDLASVLDTFDVTLDPRTLRQYLFANAVYTNALMFWRVGNISWEEAHGHLRLICQNPTFRNYWKATRPHRASLLDASDEARLGRMVDKLVQDLEEADTDEWWVVGEPPCE
- a CDS encoding citrate synthase/methylcitrate synthase, yielding MPINGSTTAPTAPVEVPRGLAGVVVTETRLGDVRGYEGFYHYRQYSAVELAQTRSFEDVWHLMFHGALPDAEQRSAFAARTAPLRRLPDEVRAALPAIARASALSGPLSGLRTALSLFGAAKGFRPVYDIDGDQRRADALAASAVVPTLLTALYRLGQGLDPVEPRDDLSYAANYLYMLTGSEPEPERARAIEQYLISTIDHGFNASTFTARVITSTGADVAACLVGAVGALSGPLHGGAPSRALDTLDAIGTPDRIDGWIRERVLAGDRIMGFGHPVYRTEDPRSRMLRGIAQEFGGRMVEFAVEVERQVETILAELKPGRELHTNVEFYAGVVMELCGLPREMFTPTFAAARVVGWGANVLEQAEDSKIIRPAARYVGEAAPQAVPAVL